The following proteins are encoded in a genomic region of Immundisolibacter sp.:
- the rpiA gene encoding ribose-5-phosphate isomerase RpiA gives MPDQDIGKRRAAEAALEFLPQDEVIGVGTGSTVNFFIDCLSALRQRIKGAVASSVATAERLQAQGIDLVDLNDAGTLPVYIDGADEATPHRQLIKGGGGALTREKIIAAASRQFVCIADESKLVGRLGAFPLPVEVIPMARSYVAREIVALGGRPEYRHGFVTDNGNIILDVHGLDIVEPIKLEQTLNNIAGVVSNGLFAARGADVLLIGNDTGVRRIP, from the coding sequence ATGCCTGACCAGGACATCGGCAAACGGCGCGCCGCCGAGGCGGCGCTCGAATTCCTGCCGCAGGACGAGGTGATCGGCGTCGGTACCGGCTCGACGGTGAATTTCTTCATCGACTGCCTGAGTGCGCTTCGCCAGCGCATCAAGGGCGCCGTCGCCAGTTCGGTGGCCACGGCCGAACGCCTGCAGGCGCAGGGCATCGATCTGGTCGACCTGAACGACGCCGGCACGCTGCCGGTCTACATCGACGGCGCCGACGAGGCGACCCCGCACCGCCAGCTCATCAAGGGCGGCGGCGGTGCACTCACGCGCGAGAAGATCATTGCCGCTGCCAGCCGGCAGTTCGTGTGCATCGCCGACGAATCGAAGCTGGTCGGGCGCCTGGGCGCCTTCCCGCTGCCGGTGGAGGTCATCCCCATGGCACGCAGCTACGTGGCCCGCGAAATCGTCGCCCTGGGCGGCCGGCCGGAGTACCGCCACGGCTTCGTCACCGACAACGGCAACATCATTCTGGACGTGCACGGCCTCGATATCGTGGAACCGATCAAGCTCGAACAGACACTCAACAACATCGCCGGTGTGGTCAGCAATGGGCTGTTCGCCGCCCGGGGCGCGGACGTGCTGCTGATCGGCAACGACACGGGCGTGCGGCGCATCCCCTGA
- a CDS encoding glycine zipper 2TM domain-containing protein: protein MSFQFFRLTLVTLAVAATAGGLGACASSTAGNVYSRDEARQAQVVKFGTIEAIQPVKIEGRAGYLGAATGAVLGGLAGSTVGGGTGQKAAAVAGAVAGGVAGQAGERLLTKADGLEITVRLENGNVMAIVQEQSEQQFQVGQRVRVVEHNGTYRVSP from the coding sequence ATGTCATTTCAATTTTTCAGATTGACCCTCGTCACGCTGGCCGTCGCGGCAACCGCCGGGGGCCTTGGCGCGTGCGCCTCCAGCACCGCCGGCAACGTCTACTCGCGCGATGAAGCGCGCCAGGCACAAGTAGTGAAATTCGGCACCATCGAGGCCATCCAGCCGGTCAAGATCGAAGGCCGAGCCGGCTACCTGGGGGCCGCTACCGGCGCCGTGCTGGGCGGGCTTGCCGGCAGTACCGTCGGTGGCGGAACCGGCCAGAAGGCGGCCGCCGTGGCCGGCGCCGTGGCCGGCGGCGTGGCCGGACAGGCCGGCGAGCGTCTGCTGACCAAGGCCGACGGACTGGAAATTACCGTGCGGCTGGAAAACGGCAACGTCATGGCCATCGTGCAGGAACAAAGCGAGCAGCAGTTCCAAGTCGGCCAGCGAGTGCGCGTGGTCGAGCATAACGGCACTTACCGCGTATCACCCTGA
- a CDS encoding rhodanese-like domain-containing protein, with protein MSGAIHFSQLRHYLPLSTFPRAQLVELAELARVEEPADRSLIFEAPHEPFGESLYLLAGEASAVTTTGVAAIIEAGTPSAAYPLNDGRFRSVTAFSEVVLLSVPFELVDLMSTWDQLAVVERRSMDRATAFFSRSIPRRWRYSFFPALRSTPAARIEELMQSFVPQAVQERQVMTHQGEAVGEFYIIDSGTALATRESPADEGESIELSQLGEGECFGVEALGGVPVSTATVSMISDGMLMRLPAEDFQRLQTPPQQALVSASAAIELISTGGHWLDVRQRGEWQNSHLPGAYNLPLQEVRLHAGRLDPTVHYVCYCNSGRRAAAAAHILTQIGIAASALNGHYRHVGGG; from the coding sequence GTGTCAGGCGCGATCCATTTCAGCCAGCTCCGGCATTACCTGCCGCTGTCCACGTTTCCCCGCGCCCAGCTGGTCGAGCTGGCCGAACTGGCGCGCGTCGAAGAACCCGCCGATCGCAGCCTCATCTTCGAAGCCCCGCACGAACCGTTCGGCGAATCCCTGTATCTGCTGGCCGGCGAGGCCAGTGCCGTCACAACCACTGGTGTGGCGGCCATCATCGAAGCCGGCACCCCCAGCGCCGCCTATCCGCTCAACGACGGGCGCTTCCGGTCGGTGACCGCCTTTTCGGAGGTGGTGCTGCTGTCTGTGCCCTTTGAGCTGGTCGACCTGATGTCGACCTGGGACCAGCTGGCGGTCGTGGAGCGTCGCAGCATGGATCGAGCCACTGCGTTCTTCAGTCGGAGCATTCCGCGGCGCTGGCGCTACAGCTTTTTCCCGGCCCTGCGCAGCACGCCCGCAGCGCGCATCGAAGAACTGATGCAAAGCTTCGTGCCGCAGGCGGTGCAGGAGCGCCAGGTAATGACCCACCAGGGCGAGGCGGTGGGCGAGTTCTACATCATCGACAGTGGCACTGCGCTGGCGACGCGCGAGAGTCCGGCGGACGAAGGTGAGTCGATCGAACTGTCGCAGCTGGGCGAAGGCGAATGCTTTGGCGTCGAGGCACTGGGCGGGGTACCGGTCAGCACCGCCACGGTCAGCATGATCAGCGATGGCATGCTGATGCGCTTGCCCGCGGAGGACTTTCAGCGCCTGCAGACGCCGCCGCAGCAAGCCCTGGTTTCCGCCTCAGCGGCCATCGAACTGATCAGCACTGGCGGCCACTGGCTGGACGTGCGCCAGCGCGGCGAGTGGCAAAACTCGCACCTGCCGGGGGCCTACAATCTGCCGCTGCAGGAAGTTCGCCTGCACGCCGGACGCCTCGATCCGACCGTTCATTACGTGTGTTACTGCAACAGCGGTCGACGGGCAGCGGCAGCGGCGCATATCCTGACGCAGATCGGCATCGCCGCTAGCGCGCTGAATGGACACTACCGGCACGTCGGCGGCGGATAG
- the rpoH gene encoding RNA polymerase sigma factor RpoH, translating to MSTALTVPLPLQAVGNLNQLIRAAHQAPYLSAEEEHALAVRLQDQGDLDAARQLVSSHLRYVIHVARGYNGYGLPLADLIQEGAIGLMKAVRRFDPRRGIRLVSFAVHWIRAEIHEYVLRNWSIVKIATTKAQRKLFFNLRQHKQRLGHLSDAQAAEIAMELDVRPQDVRDMDARLSERPVSFDAATDASDDDLPAPALTIADLRPDPSQALEEEQWADHRLQLLREGLDTLDARSRDILEQRWLAENKTGLKELGEKYGVSAERIRQLENQALGRLSRRLQAAAA from the coding sequence ATGTCCACTGCCCTGACCGTTCCCCTGCCGCTGCAGGCAGTCGGCAACCTCAACCAACTGATTCGCGCCGCCCACCAGGCACCCTATCTGTCTGCCGAAGAAGAACACGCCCTGGCAGTTCGCCTGCAGGATCAGGGCGACCTGGATGCTGCCCGTCAGCTGGTCAGCTCGCACCTGCGTTATGTCATCCACGTCGCCCGCGGCTACAACGGCTACGGCCTGCCGCTGGCCGACCTGATCCAGGAAGGTGCCATCGGCCTCATGAAGGCCGTGCGCCGCTTCGACCCGCGCCGTGGCATCCGGCTGGTGTCGTTTGCCGTGCACTGGATCCGGGCTGAAATTCACGAGTACGTGCTGCGCAACTGGAGCATCGTCAAGATCGCCACCACCAAGGCGCAGCGCAAGCTGTTCTTCAACCTGCGCCAGCACAAGCAGCGCCTGGGGCATCTGAGCGACGCCCAGGCGGCGGAAATCGCCATGGAACTCGACGTCCGCCCGCAGGACGTGCGGGATATGGACGCCCGTCTGAGCGAGCGGCCGGTGTCCTTCGATGCCGCCACCGACGCCAGCGACGATGACCTGCCCGCGCCGGCGCTGACCATCGCCGACCTGCGACCGGACCCTTCGCAGGCGCTTGAAGAGGAACAATGGGCCGATCATCGGCTGCAGCTGCTGCGAGAAGGGCTGGACACGCTCGATGCCCGCAGCCGCGACATCCTGGAGCAGCGCTGGCTAGCCGAAAACAAGACCGGCCTGAAGGAACTTGGCGAGAAGTACGGCGTGTCGGCAGAGCGCATCCGCCAGCTGGAAAACCAGGCGCTCGGCCGGCTTTCGCGTCGCCTGCAGGCTGCCGCGGCATGA